The following proteins come from a genomic window of Thermococcus celericrescens:
- a CDS encoding 50S ribosomal protein L14e → MPAMEVGRLAVIIAGRRAGEKVVVVDVIDRNFVLVTGAGLNKVKRRRMNVKHLEPLPEKVSIERGADDEAVKAALESAGISIE, encoded by the coding sequence ATGCCAGCTATGGAAGTCGGAAGGCTTGCCGTTATAATCGCCGGAAGGAGGGCCGGAGAGAAGGTCGTCGTCGTTGACGTCATCGACAGGAACTTCGTCCTCGTTACCGGCGCTGGCCTCAACAAGGTCAAGCGCAGGAGGATGAACGTCAAGCACCTCGAGCCCCTTCCGGAGAAGGTCAGCATCGAGCGCGGCGCCGACGACGAGGCCGTCAAGGCCGCCCTTGAGAGCGCTGGAATAAGCATTGAGTGA